The Mobula birostris isolate sMobBir1 chromosome 1, sMobBir1.hap1, whole genome shotgun sequence sequence GACTGATGCATAGTTTCTTGGTGGAGGGGGTGGACTTGGAACAGCATGGATTGCTTGCAAATGTTCTGGTTTAGGAGGCAGAGTAGGTTTCCCACCCTGCACTGGCATGTGTCTTGGAGGGATTGAAGGTGGCTTTGGTGCAATAGATGGTTTATTTGCGATGTTTTGTTCCTTTGTCTTGAGTGGAAGTAGTGGAGGAAATTGCGACGAAGCTGGATTTTTCACTGCAGGTGGACTTGTCTGGTTTAAAGGAAGAGGGGTGCCTTCCACTGGAAGATGGCCACAAGCTTTGTTCGACGGTACAGTGGACTTTGTCACTGGAACTGCAGAAGGAAACTCAACATCAGACTGTGGTAGTGAAATCTGATTACAAACAGTTCTAACACCACTCTTCTTTTGGTCACGTGAATGTGACTGGCCTGCTGTTCTATATATCATGGCGGCTTTAAAATCGCCTTTGGATACGTTCATATTAGCTTTTCCCAGGGATTGGAGAGCTGCCTGCAAATTACCTCGGACCACCTCATCTTTCTCAACGGATCTTTGCTCTGTCACTGAATCCTTTAAAGCTTCTATAGTTGACTTTATGTCGCCCTTGACAATTATTTCCTGATCTGCCACTGCCCGATCTTCCTTCTCTAAGGTATTGAACAAGTGCTGACCGTGAGACAGCATCTGTTCTGAGGCAGCTCTCATCTCACCTCTGCTGCTTTGAACTATGTCAGTTAAGTGTTCACATTTCTGACTTTCACTTGAGCAAGCCACAAACGACACAAGTCCTTCCGTTCCCACAGAGGCACTGACCTGATGACTATCCTGTTGGCTCTTTGGTTGTTGGTACTGCTTGACAGTCACATGGGCACTTGCTTGATGTCTTGATGCTGCACTGCTTTGCTGTTGTGTGGAGATCTGAGTGTGCTTCTTTGTCTCTTTCTCCTGCGTATTCCCGAATTGATTGCCTTGGTGACAATGTTCTGGAGCTTCTGCTGTACTTTGTGATTTCCTCTGGAAATGTTCTTGCACCCTAGATTTCTGCTGTATGCTATGTGCTTCGGCAGTAACTTCTCTGAGGTTCTCCATTGCTGTCTGAAGGTCCTGACCTGTGGCATTTTCTGCACCCATCTTAGAAACTGTGTTGGAGGCTTCACTTCGTGAGCAAAAGCTGGATTCTGTACACTCTTTTACTCTCGCTTCTTTCTTATCACATATTGACTCCTGCAGCGGGTCCTTCACATTACCACGAGGAATATGTTCCATATCCAGGATTTTTGTTTGGTATTTTACATTCTCCAGTGACTGCATCTTGGTTTTAACATCACCAGGTGCAATTTCGTCTTTTAATCCTGCATTCGCAGCCTGCCCAAAGGTCTGATGAGCAAAACTGACAGCAGCACCAAATGCACCATCTCTCTGAGTAACACCTTGGCCTCGCTGTGCTTCTGTTAAAAAGTATTTTTTGGTTCCTTGGACATCTCCTGGTATAATATCAGCAACTGACTTTTCAATTtggcctctgctctctgttaGGTTTCTTATGGCACCTTCAACATCACCACGTACAATCTCCTTTTCCTGAGAGGAAACATCAGGATCATCAGAATCCTCCTGATGGCCTTTGAGATAGTCCAGTGTCCCAGATTCAATGCACGTTGTGTAAAGTTGTACATTTCCTCTTTCATTTTTCTCACGTTTTACTGTTGATGCAGTCTGCTGCTGAGTTGAAGCAAGAAGACTATTAATTGTAGACTTTACATCTCCTTTGATTGTCCCAATTTCAACCTCCTCAAATTGAGGCCGGTTAACAAGAGAATAGATGGTAATCTGAGCAATTCCTTTGTCGGTTTCTTGTATCAAAATCCCTTGCTTCATTTTACTGTCTTCCATTAAAAAGCTAGAAATTGCATGAGTGCTTTCTTCTTTAACAATCTTTTCATTAATGTTAACTCCTGACTGGCCAAAAAGCTGAATCTTACTTTGAGAAATCCTTCCGTTTTCATCTTCCTTCAGCATGATACCTTCAGAATGAAGGGATTCCTTCCTTTGAAGTAACTGCATCAGAATTCTCTGCATGTTTCCACCTATAACCTCTTCTTTGAGAATATGTGGATCATTCTGACTCATCAGTTGATATTTGGCCATTTTTAGAATGCCTGTCTCACTTGATTCAATAATAAGTCCCTTTGACTTGATGGCTCCAGAGCTGATGAGGGTTTCCAAGCTTGTACGGATATTTTGTTCTGTCATCTTGGTGCTTTCTGTGCTACACTGTGAAAGAATGAATGTGTCTAAAGGTGTTGTTTCAAACAACCATGTTGTAGTCTTTACATCTGCACAAGTCACTTCCTCCTTGGTTTCTTTGTCAATTGAAAAGTCTGAATCTTTTAGGCTATCCAGTGGTTGGGACTCAAACAGCCAAGTACATCTCTTCACATCCCCTTTCTGTATATCTTCTCGTTGGACTGTCGTTGTACCCGTGGTTTCTTCAGTTTCTCCCTTCAAACAGTCAATGGGCATGTTTTCAAACAGCCAAGTTGATGTCCTGACATCTCCACTCTGAACATCACTGACACTAACCATCCTCACATATCTCTGGCTTGCTTGTTGCCCTTCAAAGCGTTGCTTGTTTGATTGAACATCTCCTCCCTGAACCTCATCCACTACCTTTATTCTTGGCTGTGCTTCATCTCTGATTGAATCCAAAGGCTGAGTCTCAAATTTCCATCGAGCTGCTGTCACATCTCCTTTGTGCACATCTTCCTGTGTGACAGCTCTGATCACAAATACCTCATCCATTGGCCTGATTGTGTCCAATGGTTTTGTTTCAAAGAGCCACCTGGTTCCTCTTACATCACCCTTCATGATTTCCTCTTTCTTTGCTGTAGTAACTTCATGATACTGGCCTTCCTTATCCCGAAGTGCATAGAGGGGTTGTGTTTCAAACAGCATGGTGCATGACTTCACATCACCCTTGGCATTAGTTTCTTCCTTTGTTGAATGCAATTCCTTCATATCAGTGTCCTCTTTTATTTGGTCCAGTGAATAGGTCTCAAAAACAAACCTTTTGCCACCAACATCGCCCCCCTTTACGTCAGTGATTGTGCTCTTGGGTATTGCCTCTTCAGGCATTTCTTTAATGGAGCTAATTGGGCAGTTTTCAAAGAGCCAAGTGAACTTGTGTACACAGCCCGATCCCGGCTGTGTGCCATCCTCTTCTGAGGATGTGAAGCTATTTCTCTTCTCTTCTGTGTCGCCTATTTCACTGAGTGAAGTGCTCTGATAAATTTCTTTCACTCTTGACACCTTCCCAGACTGGATGTCCACTTCACTTGTGTACCTCATGTTCTGAGCTGCATCAAATTCCCCAGCAAGATTTCCACATTGTTCTGTTTCAAACAGATATCTTTTAGTCTTCACATCAACCCCTTTAACATCATCCATTTGCATGGTGTGGACTTTCAGGTGTTGCTCTTCATTCTCATTGATGCTGTCCAGTGCTTGTGTTTCAAAGAGCCAGGTGTATGATTTGACATCACCTTTCGGTTGCATTTCACAGTCTTGCTTAACTTCAGCTTTTTCATACAAAGCATCCATTGGCTGTGTTTCAAACAGCCACCTACATGTCCTCACATCACCTTTCACTAAATCTTCCTTTTCAGAGCTCTGATTTTCTGTTTTGTTGACATTAGCGTGGATTACATCAAGCGGCTGTGTTTCAAATAGCCACCTTGTTGTCTCCATGTTGTTGGATCGGATCTCCTCTTTGGTGATGCCTTTAACCAATTCCACATTTTGTGTACTTTCATCAAACTGATCCAGGCGGCGGGTTTCAAACATCCACTTATAGTGTTTGACATCTCCACTAATGACTTGCTCTCGGCTTACTGTCTTGACTTGATGACAGTGGCCTGCACCATCCATGATAGCATAAAGGGGGACAGTTTCAAAGAGAACTCTGTTCTCATTTACATTTCCACCCAAGACTTCTACATGATTCCCCACTAATATTTCTTCCGAATTTTTAATACAATCAAGGGGAAGTGTTTCAAAAAGACACTTGTAAGCTTTGACATCTCCCTTCTGTATCTCCAATGTATCTTCACTGCTTTTGGAAGTGTCACATTGTTCTTTGTTGATGCTGTCTATAGAACAGCTTTCAAACACATGAGCCTTATGCTTCACATCTCCCTTTTCTTCTTCTGTAATAACTCTTTTTAATTGGCTAACTTCAAAGCTGTCTTTCAGGACTTCCATTGGCTGAGTCTCAAACAACCAAAGAGTAGAGTTCACATTACCTCCAATTACTGGTTCCTTAGATAGCTCTTCAGGTGAACTTTCTTTTAATGAGTCAAGAGGTTGAGTTTCAAAAAGCCAGCATTTCTGATTTACATCTCCTCCTTCTATCACCCTGACGTCGGCGTTACTTTCTGAATCCTCAGTCTGCTCTTTGATGGTGTCCAAGGCCTGTGTTTCAAAGAGCCATCGCTTTTTGCCAACACTTCCCCCCTGTTGTGTCCCTTCCAGGGAGATGCCTCGAATAATTTTCACCCTTGAGAAATCTCTGTTAATGCTACTGAGGGGCTGTGTTTCAAATAGCCACCGAGTGCTTTGCACATTACCACTCTGTTGGATTTCTTCTCTGCAGATAGATTTGATCTGGTGAATATTGCCGGCAGTATCACGAATGGCACACAGTGGCTCTGTTTCAAAAAGCTTCACGGTTCTGTTCACATCCCCTTTCACCTCTTGTACTTCTGAACGCAGTTGCAATAAGCTGCTTTCTTCCATTGAGTTGCTTCGTCCCAAGTCACTCAAGGGATGAGTTTCAAATAATAGCTtggtacctctgacatctccttttTGTAATGGTTCCTTCAGAACTGCTTCTTGTAGATCATTGTCCTTGGAGTACATTTTATTCAGGGAATCCATTGGCTGAGTTTCAAACAGCCACAAAGCTGTGCGGACATCACCCTTTGTTTGCTCTTTTGCAACACTGGAATTTGCAGAAAATTCAGAGTGCTGGGAACTGATGGCATCTATTGTTTGGTTTTCAAACTTCCATGATGTGCTCCTCACATCTCCACTGAGGATGGCCTCCTCTTCCTTCAGCTTCTTAGTAGCTTGGTGATCTCCAATTGTGTCCAGTGGCCAGTTATCAAATATCCAGCGCATGGACTGGACCTCGGTTTGAAGTGCTGCATCACTGTTGCCATGGACACCAGTTGTTAAGTCTGCAGCCACGCGTTCAGCATCCAGCACTTCTGCCCAATCCTCAGTGACCACCTCCTGCAAATTTTTCC is a genomic window containing:
- the LOC140198822 gene encoding xin actin-binding repeat-containing protein 1-like translates to MARNLDRIRSSEVSQTTEDEFLPPPPPDLLEASTKPDVTMKEQTQKILPPPRQTFVKFHQQRQINELKRLYKHMHPELRKNLQEVVTEDWAEVLDAERVAADLTTGVHGNSDAALQTEVQSMRWIFDNWPLDTIGDHQATKKLKEEEAILSGDVRSTSWKFENQTIDAISSQHSEFSANSSVAKEQTKGDVRTALWLFETQPMDSLNKMYSKDNDLQEAVLKEPLQKGDVRGTKLLFETHPLSDLGRSNSMEESSLLQLRSEVQEVKGDVNRTVKLFETEPLCAIRDTAGNIHQIKSICREEIQQSGNVQSTRWLFETQPLSSINRDFSRVKIIRGISLEGTQQGGSVGKKRWLFETQALDTIKEQTEDSESNADVRVIEGGDVNQKCWLFETQPLDSLKESSPEELSKEPVIGGNVNSTLWLFETQPMEVLKDSFEVSQLKRVITEEEKGDVKHKAHVFESCSIDSINKEQCDTSKSSEDTLEIQKGDVKAYKCLFETLPLDCIKNSEEILVGNHVEVLGGNVNENRVLFETVPLYAIMDGAGHCHQVKTVSREQVISGDVKHYKWMFETRRLDQFDESTQNVELVKGITKEEIRSNNMETTRWLFETQPLDVIHANVNKTENQSSEKEDLVKGDVRTCRWLFETQPMDALYEKAEVKQDCEMQPKGDVKSYTWLFETQALDSINENEEQHLKVHTMQMDDVKGVDVKTKRYLFETEQCGNLAGEFDAAQNMRYTSEVDIQSGKVSRVKEIYQSTSLSEIGDTEEKRNSFTSSEEDGTQPGSGCVHKFTWLFENCPISSIKEMPEEAIPKSTITDVKGGDVGGKRFVFETYSLDQIKEDTDMKELHSTKEETNAKGDVKSCTMLFETQPLYALRDKEGQYHEVTTAKKEEIMKGDVRGTRWLFETKPLDTIRPMDEVFVIRAVTQEDVHKGDVTAARWKFETQPLDSIRDEAQPRIKVVDEVQGGDVQSNKQRFEGQQASQRYVRMVSVSDVQSGDVRTSTWLFENMPIDCLKGETEETTGTTTVQREDIQKGDVKRCTWLFESQPLDSLKDSDFSIDKETKEEVTCADVKTTTWLFETTPLDTFILSQCSTESTKMTEQNIRTSLETLISSGAIKSKGLIIESSETGILKMAKYQLMSQNDPHILKEEVIGGNMQRILMQLLQRKESLHSEGIMLKEDENGRISQSKIQLFGQSGVNINEKIVKEESTHAISSFLMEDSKMKQGILIQETDKGIAQITIYSLVNRPQFEEVEIGTIKGDVKSTINSLLASTQQQTASTVKREKNERGNVQLYTTCIESGTLDYLKGHQEDSDDPDVSSQEKEIVRGDVEGAIRNLTESRGQIEKSVADIIPGDVQGTKKYFLTEAQRGQGVTQRDGAFGAAVSFAHQTFGQAANAGLKDEIAPGDVKTKMQSLENVKYQTKILDMEHIPRGNVKDPLQESICDKKEARVKECTESSFCSRSEASNTVSKMGAENATGQDLQTAMENLREVTAEAHSIQQKSRVQEHFQRKSQSTAEAPEHCHQGNQFGNTQEKETKKHTQISTQQQSSAASRHQASAHVTVKQYQQPKSQQDSHQVSASVGTEGLVSFVACSSESQKCEHLTDIVQSSRGEMRAASEQMLSHGQHLFNTLEKEDRAVADQEIIVKGDIKSTIEALKDSVTEQRSVEKDEVVRGNLQAALQSLGKANMNVSKGDFKAAMIYRTAGQSHSRDQKKSGVRTVCNQISLPQSDVEFPSAVPVTKSTVPSNKACGHLPVEGTPLPLNQTSPPAVKNPASSQFPPLLPLKTKEQNIANKPSIAPKPPSIPPRHMPVQGGKPTLPPKPEHLQAIHAVPSPPPPPRNYASVMPKSNPLPPVVCKSPPVKPTRASLPTVTTTPSKCQEMEPERQQEQLHLEEKSTTMPSYTTVKKTPLQLAEEKYRKEKEGQSKLNAMVTHPLSNIPLQEMQQRGRNSTGCLDYTKVSMTREPEVIPNQQNAAAEVQRFAQSCSKERTASTEMFQGMVSAPQTSGTQNKPNSTQIGLPNNPERNRTMTEDRSNLSKQVKTVSPTTSARIIAPQSYQQAQLSAESHHRQPGKASFEQSECQTVQRHGCSNQHQFSNQALAANDQQVLLDQQLQHSPRPDAVVMREGRQQCKETEDDRRKRLSVHKEEIMRGNVKAAMEIFENLKKREELQKILTRVKEFEEETFKVDVKGLKSLFENVPEWVVPKNNGVKQLKAVDSRKDEMQNQPRMVKDEAESLSSVELVFEDLERASAEITYLKEQTLAKLLHIEESIKKALYSVSNLKSESDIAGLSGLFGESLGAATNSATPGNIKKISLASSKSSSENTMQLKEYHSHKEQLEKSLDQARPSLDIPPVSARVGSLSSPSYISIESAVRKPAGPLKTKSSASHLDIESFSPSPQNQAVPPCSAKVTTIDDCNGFFLCNGYKSASKQTELPKQHSVPRKEFVQKDTNNEFIQTSKKESNIVKGSENVANSPTGCISLSGFKTNVVDRTQSPVPQRSKSVVEFKTGPDGGEIVGTKTIMEKYEEIDRFGNKIITSKTSTTVTKQSESTTSSTYEVVQALPRYDVVASPLLNRHLQS